The following nucleotide sequence is from Salvia splendens isolate huo1 chromosome 2, SspV2, whole genome shotgun sequence.
ACATGGACAATCTGTCCCTCAAAATTGATCCTGCTTTGTCGACAGATTCACAGATCTCCTGCCTGTATCCTTCATCATGGGCAAGCGACGACGGAAAATCATTGTTGATGTCTTGTTCCATGTCTATAACGATGTTGTGGAGAATGCAGCATACTAGGATGAATCGAGGCAGCTTCTGACGGTCTGGTCTCCACATTTCACCGTGAATCATCTTCCACACCCCTTTCAACTTTGCCAACGCCCTTTCAGCGACAGTTTGGGTCGCGAGTAGCCTCTTATTAAAATTTGCTTCAACTTTTGAGAGTTCTTTTCCTTGATTTGAGACTTCCTTCCCTTGATATGGAGTCACAAGCCACGGTAGCAATGGGAACCCGAAATCGCCAACTATGTATTCCGTTAACTCTGTTTCTTCTGACAAATGGGTCGTCTTCCCGTTCAGCTTCTCCCCTTTCTGGCATTGTTTAAAGAAGCTCGAGCTCTGGAGCACAGAGGAGTCGGTCATCTTCCCTGGGCACCCAGTGACTATGTTACGGAACCTCAGATCAGGGTCAACAATTGCTTGCAGGATCATGCTGTGGTTCAGCTTGTGATCAAGCCAGGTGTCGGCTTCCTGATCAGACGAGGTCAACAGCATGGTTATATGAGTAGTGTCGATTGCGCCACAGCAGTTCGGAAGGCCTCGGATTATCTCAAACTTGTGTTTTATCCGTGTCATTTCTGATTCTGTTGAAGGCCACTGGAGGTGGCAAAGACCCTTTTCTTCGATGGCCTCCACAAAGCGCCACGTCACTTGCGAGACAGTCGAGTGGTGCGCCCCGAATGATTCACCAATTGAAGCCAACGAGTTGCCAGACCCAAGCCTTACTAGTGCTAAGGCTACCTGATCACTTAACATCATTGGCTTACCATTAGTGAATGCAAAATGTGTCTTAGCCATCATATTCTCTTTCACTAGGGAACATATATAGTCGAAAGTTTTTCTCGACACCTTGAAAGTAGATCTGAAGTTGTCTAATATCTGTGAAGACGACGGACTACCTGCAGATCGACGGAGCTTAGAAGATATATGAAAGAGTATCACAATCACAAAGCATGCGAGTTTTCAGGAAGTTAGGATGATTCAAAAATGTTGAGATGCTTAAATCTGAGCCATATTAGTTATTACTGCTAAATCAGCTGTTTCTTGACATGAAATCACTTCAATGAGTCACTCTCTTCTAATTATTTGACTTCATAATGTTTTTAGCATACAATGTAGTATATACTTATTCCATATAGAAACATCTCCATACAATAATTTAGTCATTCTCTGTAAAAAAAGACCAGGTGAAAGAAAGGTACACCATTTGTATCACAAAATTGCAGGCACATGATATGATCCCTTGTCTGGAGCCATATGCTCTTCTTATCCTGAATTATCATTCCTTTGTGCAAAATATTCAGATGAAAATGGAACTTCAACTGGATAATTATTCTAATTAAGCTTGTCCAGTTATCTTTAGTTGCAATGAGACTACATAGCTCCATTAATCTCTAGCAGATGTCTTTAGCCATTTAACCCTAAATGAAGCTTAGAGAACAAGAGCTTGAAGAGTTCCTCTGACAAAGGATCATCTAAAGATTATTACTCAAATAGAGTCTTCAAATAAAAACGAACTCTGGATAAGAGCTAGCGAAATCCTTGTTCGAAAGCATATTACTGCTTCTTATATAACATAACGATCTTGAACTACGATCTTGAACAGTGCTGCACTATATATCTTCTATTCTCCCTCAAATCAAATTATGAAAAGGGGGAGAAAGTAGGAATTTTACTTCTGCTGGAAACTCAGACTggtaaaaaaacataaacaccaatttcctttttatttcATGTTTAAGATCATTGGATTGATTATGAAACAACAAAACAAGAATAGCATTGCATTTAGTACTGTCAAATTAATATGCAGAATGTTAGTATTGATGATACTACCTGAAGATTTAACCTGTAATTTCCAAAGAGAAAACGAAGATGAGTACGCAGCACACACACAACAAACAGATCACGAAATGATGATAGACAACATAAATCGGTTAAGTGTAgcaaaagaaaattgaaatcaaatttaCCAGCAATTGTTTTTGACCCTGAGATGAAAGAGTTTTCGTCAGCTTTCTTCTcaaatttccttttctttttatttcctcTCACCGGCCCCATCGGAGCCAATTGAATCAAAGCCCCACTGAGATCAAAACAAAAGACCTAGTTACTTGTTATAGTTCATATAATCtctgataaagaaaaaagtgaaTGTTATCTCCAAATGATATATACATGTATGTATATTGTGAATGTGCTTTGCATTCACAAGTGATCAGCTATACATTTTAcctttgttcatctcaaagatGACACTGACTTAATACACAACTAAAAGAAACAATATCTGATAACTATAATTGAATTAACAACTAACAAATTCAGTTACCTTGACACTTCTAACCAAAAATACCAGTTTCAAACATATCCACAATTACAGGATAAACCTATTTACTTCATCTAGAAAATGGAGCAAAATCAGGATAAAACATTACTCATTTTATTTGAAGAGATCAACTACTTCCACTATGAATTTTCTTCTGTTTTAGTAGCAAATTAAACACATTTGGCATCTGTAACATCAGAAAGTAAACAGGAAAACATTGTCATTTGAATTTGAAGATTCAGCGACAAAAAGAATAATTAACAACCTTAGGCAGTATTGAACAAACAATACACCACAGTGGTATTCAACAGAATACTGAATCAGAGGTACCTGCAGAGGCTCAGGATGTTGGTTTGGGTCTTCCTTCTTTCCTTGGATTGCTTTTTCTTCGACTCTTATTTATGTAAGAAATGCCTTTTATATTTGCCTAATACTTTCCTCTGCTTCCAGATTTcttgttttaataaatatatactacCAAATTATGCAACACTCTCAAGAAGCTCCATATTTAATATAGTACTGTATTGGGAGCGATATATTGCTAAATACTTCATtgttaactataattaaataatagtccttaaatattcaaatgaagggcctagatcattagtctcaaaatgtcaatacgatcaacaaaaaacatcaataatggtattaaggtcaatttataataaattagtcgtaattaacttttgaaaaatatcacataactttaaaacgcatataactttctcgatttaaattattttttcgcacaacatatatcaaattaaagataattttataaggattctaacgagatctcacttgcatatgtccCGATGTTAAaacttgaaaaaaaattaaaaattttatttttttcgtacaacaacaaatatcaacatggtatataaaatatgtcaatataatacatgtaaaatgtcatttttaaagcaatgtgttgaccTAAGTtatatgttgacattttcaaagcattgtgttgatatttttcaaacactatattgacattttcatccaaaaccctaatttggtagttttttttatctttttcgatttaattaataaaaacgaaaattacacgtgATAAATTgtagaccactagatttctaaaatcttatggtcttaaattagttgtagttaacaactagagagtgagttagcaattgatcactcctcCGTGCTGTACTACtatcatattttaaattactagtatataattatatatattcaaCTCAAATCTTATTCAATCTCGTACAGAAAACACCTCTAAATAAAGTTAGTAAAAATAtccataaatttataaaaaaaataagaattttattatttcctaaaaaaatactattggATGTTTATAGAAATAGATTATAAATTAGAACGGCGTACTTTGatgtttatattatatttagttgATTCTCTCACTCGTTGAAAAATCAATGTACTCAAGAATTGATAATGCGGATATGATGATATTAATTGGACGTTCCTGTTTTGAGCGAGTGAAAAATATGGCATTTTGTTTTTTCCTCAAATTTATCTATGATATTGTGCCGTTGTCATGTTTGACAATGGTGCAAAAATAACCATTTTGCCatctttttataaaacgacaaacCCTTATAAAATTGTACAATATggaatatttaaattatgattttatttcattGCTTGTTAAATATCTAATTTTGCCTTGTACAgttttcaaatataaaaagaaaagtgaattgataaattaatagaaaatgagtcatatatatatatatagattttatTTCATTGCTTGTTAAATATCTAATTTTGCCTTGTACAgttttcaaatataaaaagaaaagtgaattgataaattaatagaaaatgagtcatatatatatatatatatatatatatagagtctcattattcacaaatccactcttaaagaccgaaccaccgaaccataccaaattagggttttttgatctagttttttatggatgagaggcacaaatttataatttatttttaccttcatcacgagcctattttaattcatctgaaggtaaataagtcatacaaacatgttacaaagatttaaattcattccagtaggtttttacttcattccagtaggtatttacttcattccagtatgattattacttcattccagtacgtaaatgcggtttcgccgtcgtgtgtcgttctttctctctacaatatctatcaccaacgctgatatgatgtaataaacacatggaatgatgcaataaattattggaatgaagtatgtgaagtcctactggaatgaagtaaaaaccttatccaatgaagtaataacgtttctgaatgaagtaataaacacacttgaataaattgcattttttaatgtaaatgaagtaaaaactcaagtcaatgaattcaaatgaaacatatgttgaatcatttcaaaacctactggaagaaagtaaaaacatgttgtagtttcaaggtattacgtacggaatgaagtaataaatctatacaatgaagtaaaatgggcttgtaatgaagaccgaaaaatttacacagcagcacatctcatcaaaaaaactagatctaatggcccagatttggtctctagttcggtctttaaaattggttcgacattgatcacaacccatatatatatatatatatatatatagggagatgatcaaaataagtatgtgtttaaatccagaaatgcagaccaaatcttggccctaggattagatgatctaatggtcaataattaaccaaaaacacggaaggtcataattaagcaattttaggtcatattataatatttgggtttaatgtcatgagaagatcgttttaggtcatgctttgttagcatgacctaaaaattacctaattatgacctaaaagtgacctaattatgatattgttctgcgtttctgtatttaaatctagttttgcatagatcaaaactctatatatatatatatatataaatgaggtaataatatattatcataaatttatatatatatataaatttatgataatatattaataagTAAAATGAGGTAATAAAAAATTTGCATTGTTTATTCGAAATAATAACCGCCACTctataaaatgaaatatgagtatttaatACTCCTGGTGGGTGAATTACAGCGCACCAGGTCCAACCAAGAATGTGAAGCGGCGGCCTGAGTTCGCCAACAAATTgtattcacaatttatacatgtGATAAAACCCTAATGCTTGCATGAATTTTTATATCATTACATAATtccatttattatttttcttcacTCAATTATACTATTACGCGGGACTTCTTTTCTAATGGACTCGCAATCAAACCCATTTACTGAAAGCTATTAAGTTAACAACTCATTCTCCATTAGTCCCCAGAGAATAACCACTTTGATttcgacatgagttttaataaaattagaaaagtaaaagagaggtagagaaaaaaagaaattaaagtattGATAATGgggaatgagtctcacctcatttgatagaaaaaagtttttaaacttggaaaaatacatattcttgtgagacggactaaaaaggaaagagtgcatattcttatgggacggagataGTACTTCATTTCTATTGTCCACTTTTGCTATTTTCGTTCGTGCCCATTAagtaggtctcatattccactaactcattctactcatattttaatataaaactacaatataaaagtgggaccctaatccactaatttttttaacccacttttctttaggtttcttaaaactcgtactgAAACCAAAGTGGAAAAATATTATTAAGGGGCGGATGTAGTATTATATATGATTAGTTAATAAGTAATAATATTGCAGATTAAGTGTTGGGGATCGGTGGCGCACACCCGAGCTCCAAATTaatatgatattgtccgctttgggcgaGCTCCTAAGGATGGCCGCCAATGCCCGCGAGGAGCGCCAAACCATGAGTGGCGACATCACATATCTCATTGGCGCCTTTGACGACCTCAACGCTCGCTTCCCTCCTCCTCAAGATGAAGTCAAGCTCATGACATTAAATGAGCACCTGTATCAttagttgtttttgttttgtttgagacaatttttatttttgagtttgAACATCTTTTCTTTAAGTTTTTGAAGTTATTTTTGGTTTAAGTTTAGTTTTCACGTTTTTGAAATTTTTCGCAGGTTCTGGACCCTTCCCGATGACCGATGGCGCTtgcgcagcggcccgctggccaTTCACAGTGTTCCAACCGCGAATTTTCGaactttttgaatttttgcccCGTCTAACCTTAACGTGAAAATTTCAAGGTATCTTTATTGCAttcttagtttactcacgtccctaccgatTCTACAAACATATTTTACAATTTGTtataaataagtttgggggatgaagtggtggaccgtgagcttaggtttttgttttttatttttgaatccatgtcatgaacaaagcatgaagaacttagaaacatgcatgcttagggacacattagaccgagttgccaatgatatgaagttctttaatcttttgattaagtatggcttgacgttttgatttgatggtttggtaAAAAGGTGCATAtttagtgaattgcttgttcgccttgaatcatgcttataccttgtgagatttgagccttaatttctttcatgtgtgatttatctgcattcatgtatatATTTCTAGAACTTGTTCATCGTCTGCCTAattttacatagtgtttaagttgatttaggaggatgttaggccatccTCTCATAGCTACTTTTATATCCAAAAATTTTGACTCTTTTCGAAAAAATTCTTTAtccctttggagccaattttgagTCTTTAAGCCTTTTCTTTGGAAACCAAATCAATGGGGACAATTCATTGGGTTAGTATAgttattttactttatcttttgtaaaggaatttGAGAGATAATGGGAAAATATCTAAAGTGGAAAAGTAGTGTGCCTAGTTTTATaaagtgcaagttgtgaaaCAGAGAAATTCAAAGTGTGCTTGATCTATAAATGATGCCTATATATAAATGAAAAAGAAGGAAAGGTCGTgtggaaaaagaaagaaaaatcaaaggaTTGGAAAATGAGTTGAAGGATGAATAAGTGTAAAAGGTGTTATGGGTTTAAAAGAAAAGTGGAGTCTATTTTACTCTACTTGAGATTTTTATTTTAGCAACTTTTTAGtcaaatattcctcacctaccaaagagtctacattataacaaaaaagtaagacatttcggacttttgatgcttagtcacatctagtagaggagggattGGACTTTGAGctagcctatggtaaactttgcatgatgcatgatttgagtgcttatatacactttgagagtgagagaacatttcccatctttggaagtttgccacatgtgagtgcatgaattcaaggtgttccacgagttagtaatAAAAGTCCACTAATAAgtcttgcttgatttgattgcgttaattcATACTTGATCTATCTTTTCCAtactttgaggcaat
It contains:
- the LOC121790836 gene encoding protein ALP1-like isoform X2 — protein: MGPVRGNKKKRKFEKKADENSFISGSKTIAGSPSSSQILDNFRSTFKVALALVRLGSGNSLASIGESFGAHHSTVSQVTWRFVEAIEEKGLCHLQWPSTESEMTRIKHKFEIIRGLPNCCGAIDTTHITMLLTSSDQEADTWLDHKLNHSMILQAIVDPDLRFRNIVTGCPGKMTDSSVLQSSSFFKQCQKGEKLNGKTTHLSEETELTEYIVGDFGFPLLPWLVTPYQGKEVSNQGKELSKVEANFNKRLLATQTVAERALAKLKGVWKMIHGEMWRPDRQKLPRFILVCCILHNIVIDMEQDINNDFPSSLAHDEGYRQEICESVDKAGSILRDRLSMYFSGR
- the LOC121790836 gene encoding protein ALP1-like isoform X1, which codes for MGPVRGNKKKRKFEKKADENSFISGSKTIAGSPSSSQILDNFRSTFKVSRKTFDYICSLVKENMMAKTHFAFTNGKPMMLSDQVALALVRLGSGNSLASIGESFGAHHSTVSQVTWRFVEAIEEKGLCHLQWPSTESEMTRIKHKFEIIRGLPNCCGAIDTTHITMLLTSSDQEADTWLDHKLNHSMILQAIVDPDLRFRNIVTGCPGKMTDSSVLQSSSFFKQCQKGEKLNGKTTHLSEETELTEYIVGDFGFPLLPWLVTPYQGKEVSNQGKELSKVEANFNKRLLATQTVAERALAKLKGVWKMIHGEMWRPDRQKLPRFILVCCILHNIVIDMEQDINNDFPSSLAHDEGYRQEICESVDKAGSILRDRLSMYFSGR